The DNA region AACTTAGACAATTTAGAAGAATTTTAGAGGATTTGAAATTTCTTTATTATGAGATAACAAAAAATAAAAGTAACCTATCTTGGGTTTTAAATAATCAAGATAAGTTACTTTTATATATAAATTTTAATTAAATTTAATGACGTAATAATCAACAACCTATTCATATATATTTGAGGGCCAAATGAATTACGTTAAGAAACCTTATTTTTCAATACTTTCCCTATAATCGATGTAACGAGCTTCGCCTGATCACCTTTTGCATCTTTTAAACTAGAAAACTCTGTTACAACCATTCCAATAACCCTAGAATCTTCTATAATTATTGAGAGAAGTAATTCAATCTCTTCAACTGATAAGCCCTCTTCACTTGGCATGTATACAGCATGTAGAAAATCACTACTTATGACATCAAGGTCAAAGTGTATAAGCACTCTTGCATCCTTAGGAATGCTTGCTAGATAAAGCTTTGCTACTCTTTCAATACTTAATTTTTTGATATCTTCTAGAGAATATAGTGTCATACGTTTTGTTTGAATGTCTTTATGTAAATTGTCTTCTGCATAACCGAGAACTGCAATGTGTCCATTATCAAATTGCTTAGGTTTTTTATAAAATGGATTTTCGTTTGTTAAGAACCATAACCCCATCGCTGCAGCTCCAATACAAACAGACGAAGTAGGTGGTGTGGAATCGATATGTCCATCAATTGATAGTACATAAGTATGTTTTTCATATTGACGATAAAACCGAGATGTTACTCCTGTTATTACACTGCAATCCCCACCCAAAATAAGGGTAAATGAGTCCTCTTTAAACCATTTCTCTGAATGTTCTTCAATTTGATCCCAAACTAACTTCGGAGCAGGCCAATTTCGAATTG from Bacillus solimangrovi includes:
- a CDS encoding arginase family protein; this encodes MKVYIAGIPSFAGALYSGTEAAPQSFRKADIVSYFEDAVDLGDIPLSNHLPRHNVEPIRNWPAPKLVWDQIEEHSEKWFKEDSFTLILGGDCSVITGVTSRFYRQYEKHTYVLSIDGHIDSTPPTSSVCIGAAAMGLWFLTNENPFYKKPKQFDNGHIAVLGYAEDNLHKDIQTKRMTLYSLEDIKKLSIERVAKLYLASIPKDARVLIHFDLDVISSDFLHAVYMPSEEGLSVEEIELLLSIIIEDSRVIGMVVTEFSSLKDAKGDQAKLVTSIIGKVLKNKVS